The following coding sequences lie in one Vespa velutina chromosome 24, iVesVel2.1, whole genome shotgun sequence genomic window:
- the LOC124956861 gene encoding PAX-interacting protein 1-like: protein MGDIRAGLEELKLDGALFANVKYYVSGEGDPKILNLLQEGGAERSNYFSDFVTHLIAGYDALENDISAAKDLYEIPAVTQNWILFSVKCNKLLPTHYFSPEENQLFSNVRACISQVSRADSKILWATITLQGGKCQLRLDRYCTHLITGKASGLKYDAAMRHHIQIVTPDWVTECCRKVALVSEIEYHPRLLIYPSPNSSTAMITGFMDEDTENSAAQEEQDRTKAVLEQLKQRMPWNQPSPPVSSNTLQVHNNANHTATTATYPNNGQNAVSLQQQQQQQHLPRSVASTSLSNAPPNVPSMSDQNIINQTNWMPQASQTNNITQMKGISSQIQQDIPPQQQQQINMQHQMIQQQQQQQLTQQQQHLAQQQQQLTQHQQQMQTYTQQTLLNQTQAPQLPPQQQQIVNQQQQQQLSQQTLIQQQQQQINSQLSQHQLTPQQQLLTPQQKQMNQHQLLSQQQMNQQQLSSQQAQQQQHLPQQPQQIPVQQQSQQVQLTQQQQIVLQQLPSQQQLGAQHQLNQQQPGPPQQLTTEQRQQLILLQQQQQQQKIHQISQQLQQSAPQSSQQFVIRDGQLQQQPQNQQLIGPNQQGFIVQRDAQWQQQQYHLQLQRQQQQQQIGPQRPGGQWTQQPPQPPRQLIQLDAQTHQQLQQMDPQQRAQFIQKIQKQRNLLLQRQMQSRQAQQGPHIAVIRSPGKPGQPGGLQWIQQPRPQMMGPQIAQPPGQKPVHPGVQPPALTPINSSNQVIVQSGQNVQAAPPSQTGQAFQQNQTLTPQQIAQLHMQKQQQMARLQQLQHLQQQQQQQQQQQQQQQQQQQQQQQGAQQEPPLTPLSNNTPIPPDQQLVNAKTKTALANMLTNRLQGGAAEGSAAGQLRLMTAQHRPPPPPSQDPQLLAAYQRRTLGNITNGAPTGAPMKMQYAPVMQQPKAQFYGHNPNLKLPPDLFLLGCIFVIVEYDVQRPNEVSVWKQVIERHGGEVEPQYCTRATHVLAITQKHPTVVQALREGKRCVSAHWLSDVVNKQQVLPPWHALHFPTPFSLTELPCAKQIVSLSGFEGEERAKVKYMLEALGAKFTSYFSRHNTLLVCRRPDGQKYKKAREWQTAVVNAQWLTDLLCGQTSALHQLDSPKYQQFSLSNPFRLDYSLVPHLMAAWKMPINITQESYDKVKQVGQGPNSIRKSKKPRLDVPQLNKDPHLLGLDEPIVVSNPDPPPPDKQPRILFSGINPRKHAKRIRELGGALAAGWQDATHLVMSAPIRTVKLLCCLSRCKFIVTLQWLLDCSAKNTFLDESGYLLGDAEFEKNFNCNIEKALASPNRGTVLKGKIFYVTPSVIPSPSAIAEIIESAGGIMEKTRRPLTQIQEMNSTKLNYIIVTHENDLHLLSDVLHANISVFSAEIVLGAVARQYFQVDTNQA, encoded by the exons ATGGGCGACATACGAGCCGGTCTTGAGGAATTAAAACTCGACGGTGCTCTGTTCGCCAATGTCAAGTACTACGTCAGTGGCGAAGGAGATCCTAAG ATCTTAAACTTATTACAAGAAGGTGGAGCAGAAAGATCCAACTATTTCAGTGATTTTGTTACACACTTAATAGCTGGCTATGATGCCcttgaaaatgatatatctgCAGCTAAAGATCTCTATGAGATTCCAGCGGTTACACAGAATTGGATACTATTTTctgttaaatgtaataaactcTTACC GACACATTATTTTTCCCcagaagaaaatcaattattttccaatGTACGAGCATGTATATCCCAAGTAAGTCGGGCAGATAGTAAAATACTTTGGGCAACGATAACGTTACAAGGCGGAAAATGTCAGTTACGTTTAGATAGATATTGTACCCATTTGATTACTGGGAAAGCTTCTGGATTGAAATATGATGCTGCAATGAGACATCATATTCAAATTGTTACTCCTGACTGGGTGACTGAATGTTGTAGAAAGGTTGCCCTTGTCAGTGAAATAGAATATCATCCAAGATTGCTTATTTATCCATCCCCAAATAGTTCTACAGCAATGATCACTGGCTTCATGGATGAGGATACAGAGAATAGTGCTGCTCAAGAAGAGCAGGATAGAACAAAAGCGGTATTAGAACAATTGAAACAGCGTATGCCTTGGAATCAACCAAGTCCACCTGTATCTTCTAATACATTACAAGTACACAACAATGCTAATCATACTGCAACAACTGCAACATATCCAAATAATGGGCAAAATGCAGTTAGTttgcaacagcaacagcaacagcaacatcTTCCACGTTCTGTTGCTTCAACAAGTTTGTCTAATGCACCTCCAAATGTTCCTTCCATGTCAgatcaaaatattatcaatcaaaCAAATTGGATGCCTCAAGCCTctcaaacaaataatattacgcAAATGAAAGGGATCTCATCACAAATACAGCAAGATATACCTccacaacagcaacaacaaataaatatgCAACATCAAATGatacaacagcagcagcaacagcagttaacacaacagcaacaacatctggcacaacaacaacaacaacttaCCCAACATCAACAACAGATGCAAACTTATACACAGCAGACACTTTTGAATCAAACCCAGGCTCCACAATTACCACCTCAACAACAGCAAATTGTAaaccaacaacaacagcagcagttAAGTCAACAAACGTTaattcaacaacaacaacagcaaatAAATTCGCAGCTATCTCAACATCAGCTTACACCTCAGCAGCAATTATTGACACCTCAGCAAAAACAGATGAATCAGCATCAATTGTTGTCACAGCAGCAAATGAATCAACAACAACTTTCTTCTCAGCAAgcacagcagcaacaacattTACCTCAACAGCCACAACAAATTCCTGTGCAACAGCAATCGCAACAAGTACAATTAactcaacaacaacaaatcgTTTTACAACAGTTACCTTCTCAGCAGCAACTTGGTGCACAACATCAATTGAATCAACAACAACCAGGACCACCACAACAACTGACAACTGAACAGAGACAACAACTTATTTTAttacagcagcaacagcaacaacaaaaaatacatcAAATATCCCAACAATTACAACAATCTGCACCTCAAAGTTCACAGCAATTTGTTATAAGAGATGGTCAGTTACAGCAGCAACCACAGAATCAACAATTAATAGGTCCAAATCAACAAGGTTTTATAGTTCAAAGAGATGCACAATGGCAACAGCAACAATATCATTTGCAATTGCAAaggcaacaacaacaacaacaaattgGCCCACAAAGACCTGGAGGACAATGGACTCAGCAGCCACCGCAACCACCTAGACAATTGATTCAATTAGATGCTCAAACGCATCAGCAATTACAACAAATGGATCCCCAACAAAGAGCacaatttattcaaaaaattcagaaacaacgaaatttattattgcaaaGACAAATGCAAAGTCGTCAGGCCCAACAAGGCCCACATATAGCTGTAATAAGAAGTCCTGGAAAACCAGGTCAACCAGGTGGTTTACAATGGATTCAACAGCCACGTCCACAGATGATGGGACCACAAATTGCACAACCACCAGGACAGAAACCTGTGCATCCTGGTGTACAACCTCCTGCTTTAACGCCTATCAATTCTTCTAATCAAGTTATAGTACAGAGCGGGCAAAATGTACAAGCAGCTCCACCTTCTCAAACAGGACAAGCATTTCAACAGAATCAAACATTAACTCCTCAGCAAATAGCACAATTACATAtgcaaaaacaacaacaaatggCGAGACTACAACAATTGCAACATttacaacagcaacagcagcagcaacaacagcaacaacagcagcagcagcaacagcaacaacaacagcagcagggAGCTCAACAAGAACCACCATTAACACCTTTATCAAATAATACCCCAATTCCTCCAGATCAGCAGCTTGTAAATGCTAAAACAAAAACTGCATTGGCAAACATGTTAACAAACAGATTGCAAGGTGGTGCAGCAGAAGGTAGTGCTGCTGGTCAGTTAAGATTAATGACTGCACAGCATAGACCACCGCCTCCACCTTCTCAGGATCCTCAATTATTAGCAGCATATCAAAGAAGAACTTTAGGGAACATAACAAATGGTGCACCAACAGGTGCTCCTATGAAAATGCAATATGCTCCTGTTATGCAACAACCTAAAGCTCAGTTTTATGGCCATAATCCAAATTTAAAAT taCCAccagatttatttttattgggtTGTATTTTCGTAATTGTTGAGTACGATGTTCAACGTCCTAACGAAGTATCAGTTTGGAAACAAGTGATTGAAAGACATGGAGGAGAGGTGGAACCGCAATATTGTACACGTGCCACGCACGTTCTCGCAATTACACAAAAGCATCCAACAGTAGTGCAAGCATTACGCGAGGGAAAACGTTGTGTTAGTGCTCATTGGCTATCCGATGTTGTTAACAAACAACAAGTATTACCTCCATGGCATGCTCTGCATTTCCCAACTCCCTTTAGTTTAACTGAACTTCCATGTGCAAAACAAATTGTATCTTTGTCTGGATTTGAAGGAGAAGAACGagcaaaagtaaaatatatgttaGAAGCGTTAGGTGCCAAATTTACAAGTTACTTTTCAAGACATAATACATTGCTCGTATGTAGAAG aCCAGAtggacaaaaatataaaaaggcaCGCGAATGGCAAACGGCAGTAGTAAATGCACAATGGTTAACAGATTTACTCTGTGGACAGACAAGTGCATTGCATCAATTGGATAGCCCAAAATATCAACAATTCAGTCTTAGTAATCCATTTAGATTGGACTATTCATTAGTCCCGCATCTTATgg CTGCATGGAAAATGCCAATTAATATCACGCAAGAATCTTACGACAAAGTTAAGCAAGTTGGACAGGGCCCAAATTCTATAAGAAAATCTAAAAAGCCACGTTTGGATGTACcacaattaaataaagatcCACATCTTTTAGGATTAGATGAACCAATAGTTGTTAGTAATCCAGATCCACCTCCACCAGATAAACAACCAAGGATTTTATTTTCTGGTATTAATCCTAGAAAACATGCCaag aGAATTCGTGAATTAGGAGGTGCTCTTGCAGCTGGTTGGCAAGATGCTACACATCTTGTAATGTCGGCACCAATACGTACTGTGAAACTATTGTGCTGTCTTTCTCgatgtaaatttattgttaCGTTACAATGGTTACTTGATTGTTCAgcaaaaaatacttttttggATGAGAGCGGATATCTTTTAGGTGATgcagaatttgaaaaaaattttaattgtaatatagaAAAGGCTTTGGCAAGTCCTAATCGGGGTACAGTACTTAAG ggcaaaatattttatgtaacacCAAGTGTTATTCCATCTCCGTCAGCTATTGcggaaataattgaaagtgCAGGCGGAATAATGGAAAAGACACGAAGACCTCTTACACAAATACAAGAGATGAATAGTAccaaattaaattacataattGTAACTCATGAAAAtgatcttcatcttctttccgACGTTTTACATGCTAATATCA GTGTGTTCAGTGCAGAAATTGTCTTAGGAGCAGTCGCACGACAATACTTCCAAGTTGATACAAATCAAGCATAA